A portion of the Saimiri boliviensis isolate mSaiBol1 chromosome 1, mSaiBol1.pri, whole genome shotgun sequence genome contains these proteins:
- the LOC120360398 gene encoding protocadherin beta-16-like, translated as MEIGWMHNRRQRQVLVFFVLLSLSGAGAELGPYSIAEETERGSFVANLGKDLGLRLTEMSSRGARIISQENKQHLQLKVQTGDLLINEKLDREELCGPTEPCLLHFQVLMENPLEIFQAELRVIDINDHSPVFTEKEMILKIPENTPLRTEFPLYHAVDMDVGSNNVQNYKISPNSHFGVLTRERNDGRKYPELVLDKELDREEEPQLRLTLTALDGGSPPRSGTALVLIEVVDSNDNAPEFEQPIYKVQIPENSPLGSLVATVSARDLDSGTNGKISYTFFQPSEDTSKTLEVNPMTGEIRLRKQLDFETTMSYEVDIKAADGGGLSGKCTLLLQVVDVNDNPPQVTMSALTSPIPENSPEIVVAVFSVSDPDSGNNGKTISSIQEDLPFLLKPSVKNFYTLVTERALDREAKAEYNITLTVTDMGTPRLQTEYNLTVQISDVNDNAPAFTQTSYTLFVRENNSPALHIGSVSATDRDSGSNAQVTYSLLPPQDPHLPLASLVSINADNGQLFALRALDYEALQAFEFRVGATDRGSPALSSEALVRVLVLDANDNSPFVLYPLQNGSAPCTELVPRAAEPGYLVSKVVAVDGDSGQNAWLSFQLLKATEPGLFGVWAHNGEVRTARLLSERDAAKHRLVVLVKDNGEPPRSATATLHVLLVDGFSQPYLPLPEAAPAQAQADSLTVYLVVALASVSSLFLFSVLLFVAVRLCRRSRAASVGRCSMPEGPFPGHLVDVSGTGTLSQSYQYEVCLAGASGTNEFKFLKPILPNIRGPSPVPEMEENSNFRKDFGFSIQLK; from the coding sequence ATGGAGATTGGATGGATGCACAATCGGAGACAAAGGCAAgtccttgttttctttgttttgctgagCTTGTCTGGGGCGGGCGCCGAGTTGGGGCCCTATTCCATAGCGGAAGAAACCGAGAGAGGCTCTTTTGTGGCAAATCTAGGAAAAGACCTGGGGTTGAGGTTGACAGAGATGTCCAGCCGCGGGGCCAGGATCATTTCCCAGGAAAACAAACAGCATTTGCAGCTCAAGGTTCAAACTGGGGATTTGCTCATAAATGAGAAGCTAGATCGAGAGGAGCTATGCGGTCCCACTGAGCCTTGCTTACTACATTTCCAAGTGTTAATGGAAAACCCCTTAGAAATATTTCAGGCTGAACTGAGGGTGATAGATATAAATGACCATTCTCCCGTGTTCACTGAAAAGGAAATGATTCTAAAAATACCGGAAAATACTCCTCTACGAACTGAGTTCCCTCTGTATCATGCTGTAGACATGGACGTAGGAAGCAATAATgtccaaaactataaaatcagCCCAAATTCCCATTTCGGGGTTCTAACCAGAGAACGCAATGATGGCAGAAAATATCCTGAGCTAGTGTTGGATAAAGAGCTGGATCGGGAGGAGGAGCCTCAATTAAGGTTAACCCTGACAGCGCTGGATGGAGGTTCTCCACCGCGATCTGGAACCGCCCTGGTCCTCATTGAAGTGGTGGACAGCAACGATAACGCTCCTGAGTTTGAGCAGCCCATTTACAAAGTGCAGATTCCAGAGAACAGCCCCCTTGGCTCCCTGGTTGCCACCGTCTCCGCCAGGGATTTAGACAGCGGAACCAATGGGAAAATATCATACACATTCTTTCAGCCTTCAGAGGATACTAGTAAGACTTTGGAGGTAAATCCTATGACGGGAGAAATTCGACTGAGAAAACAATTAGATTTTGAAACAACTATGTCTTATGAAGTGGACATCAAGGCCGCAGATGGGGGAGGTCTTTCAGGAAAGTGCACTCTTCTCCTGCAGGTGGTGGACGTGAATGACAATCCTCCACAGGTGACCATGTCTGCACTCACCAGCCCCATCCCAGAGAACTCGCCTGAGATTGTAGTTGCTGTTTTCAGCGTTTCAGATCCTGACTCCGGGAACAATGGGAAGACGATTTCCTCCATCCAGGAAGACCTTCCCTTTCTTCTAAAACCCTCAGTCAAGAACTTTTAcaccttggtgacagagagagcaCTCGACAGAGAAGCAAAAGCTGAATATAATATCACCCTGACCGTCACAGATATGGGGACTCCGAGGCTGCAAACGGAGTACAACTTAACAGTGCAGATATCGGATGTCAACGACAACGCCCCCGCCTTCACACAAACCTCCTACACCCTGTTCGTCCGCGAGAACAACAGCCCCGCCCTGCACATCGGCAGCGTCAGCGCCACAGACAGAGACTCAGGCAGCAACGCCCAGGTCACCTACTCTCTGCTGCCGCCCCAGGACCCGCACCTGCCCCTCGCCTCCCTGGTCTCCATCAACGCGGACAACGGACAGCTGTTCGCCCTCCGGGCGCTGGACTACGAGGCCCTGCAGGCGTTCGAGTTCCGCGTGGGCGCCACAGACCGCGGCTCCCCGGCGCTGAGCAGCGAGGCGCTGGTGCGCGTGCTGGTGCTGGACGCCAACGACAACTCGCCCTTCGTGCTGTACCCGCTGCAGAACGGCTCCGCGCCCTGCACCGAGCTGGTGCCCCGGGCGGCCGAGCCGGGCTACCTGGTGAGCAAGGTGGTGGCGGTGGACGGCGACTCGGGCCAGAACGCCTGGCTGTCGTTCCAGCTGCTCAAGGCCACGGAGCCCGGGCTGTTCGGCGTGTGGGCGCACAATGGCGAGGTGCGCACCGCCAGGCTGCTGAGCGAGCGCGACGCGGCCAAGCACAGGCTGGTGGTGCTGGTCAAGGACAATGGCGAGCCCCCGCGCTCGGCCACCGCCACGCTGCACGTGCTCCTGGTGGACGGCTTCTCCCAGCCCTACCTGCCGCTCCCGGAGGCGGCcccggcccaggcccaggccgacTCGCTCACCGTCTACCTGGTGGTGGCGTTGGCCTCGGTGTCGTCGCTCTTCCTGTTCTCGGTGCTCCTGTTCGTGGCGGTGCGGCTGTGCAGGAGGAGCCGGGCGGCGTCGGTGGGTCGCTGCTCGATGCCCGAGGGCCCCTTTCCAGGGCATCTGGTGGACGTGAGCGGCACCGGGACCCTGTCCCAGAGCTACCAGTACGAGGTGTGTCTGGCGGGGGCTTCTGGGACCAATGAGTTCAAGTTTCTGAAGCCAATATTACCCAATATTCGAGGCCCTTCCCCTGTGccagaaatggaagaaaactcCAACTTTAGGAAAGACTTTGGTTTCAGCATTCaactaaaataa
- the LOC120363178 gene encoding protocadherin beta-16, producing the protein MEIGWMHNRRQRQVLVFFVLLSLSGAGAELGPYSIAEETERGSFVANLGKDLGLRLTEMSSRGTRIISQGNKQHLQLKVQTGDLLINEKLDREELCGPTEPCILHFQVLMENPLEIVQAELRVIDINDHSPVFTEKEMVLKILENSPLGTEFPLYHAVDMDVGSNNIQNYKISPSSYFRVLTRERNDGRKYPELVLDKELDREEEPQLRLTLTALDGGSPPRSGTAQVRIEVVDINDNAPEFEQPIYKVQIPENSPLGSLVATVSARDLDSGANGKISYTLFQPSEDINKTLEVNPMTGEIRLRKQLDFETTMSYEVDIKAADGGGLSGKCTLLLQVVDVNDNPPQVTMSALTSPIPENSPEIVVAVFSVSDPDSGNNGKTISSIQEDLPFLLKPSVKNFYTLVTERALDREAKAEYNITLTVTDMGTPRLQTEYNLTVQISDVNDNAPAFTQTSYTLFVRENNSPALHIGSVSATDRDSGSNAQVTYSLLPPQDPHLPLASLVSINADNGQLFALRALDYEALQAFEFRMGATDRGSPALSSEALVRVLVLDANDNSPFVLYPLQNGSAPCTELVPRAAEPGYLVSKVVAVDGDSGQNAWLSFQLLKATEPGLFGVWAHNGEVRTARLLSERDAAKHRLVVLVKDNGEPPRSATATLHVLLVDGFSQPYLPLPEAAPAQAQADSLTVYLVVALASVSSLFLFSVLLFVAVRLCRRSRAASVGRCSVPEGPFPGHLVDVSGTGTLSQSYQYEVCLSGGSGTNEFKFLKPIIPNFPS; encoded by the coding sequence ATGGAGATTGGGTGGATGCACAATCGGAGACAAAGGCAAgtccttgttttctttgttttgctgagCTTGTCTGGGGCGGGCGCCGAGTTGGGGCCCTATTCCATAGCGGAAGAAACCGAGAGAGGCTCTTTTGTGGCAAATCTAGGAAAAGACCTGGGGTTGAGGTTGACAGAGATGTCCAGCCGCGGGACCAGGATCATTTCCCAGGGGAACAAACAGCATTTGCAGCTCAAGGTTCAAACTGGGGATTTGCTCATAAATGAGAAGCTAGATCGAGAGGAGCTATGCGGTCCCACTGAGCCTTGCATACTACATTTCCAAGTGTTAATGGAAAACCCCTTAGAAATAGTTCAGGCTGAACTGAGGGTGATAGATATAAATGACCATTCTCCCGTGTTCACTGAGAAGGAAATGGTtctaaaaatactagaaaacagTCCTCTAGGAACTGAGTTCCCTCTGTATCATGCTGTGGACATGGACGTAGGAAGCAATAAtattcaaaactataaaatcagCCCGAGTTCCTATTTCCGGGTTCTAACCAGAGAACGCAATGATGGCAGAAAATATCCTGAGCTAGTGTTGGATAAAGAGCTGGATCGGGAGGAGGAGCCTCAACTAAGATTGACCCTGACAGCGCTGGATGGAGGTTCTCCACCGCGATCTGGAACCGCCCAGGTCCGCATTGAAGTGGTGGACATCAATGATAACGCCCCTGAGTTTGAGCAGCCCATTTACAAAGTGCAGATTCCAGAGAACAGCCCCCTTGGCTCCCTGGTTGCCACCGTCTCCGCCAGGGATTTAGACAGCGGAGCCAATGGGAAAATATCATACACACTCTTTCAGCCTTCGGAGGATATCAACAAGACTTTGGAGGTAAATCCTATGACGGGAGAAATTCGACTGAGAAAACAATTAGATTTTGAAACAACTATGTCTTATGAAGTGGACATCAAGGCCGCAGATGGGGGAGGTCTTTCAGGAAAGTGCACTCTTCTCCTGCAGGTGGTGGACGTGAATGACAATCCTCCACAGGTGACCATGTCTGCACTCACCAGCCCCATCCCAGAGAACTCGCCTGAGATTGTAGTTGCTGTTTTCAGCGTTTCAGATCCTGACTCCGGGAACAATGGGAAGACGATTTCCTCCATCCAGGAAGACCTTCCCTTTCTTCTAAAACCCTCAGTCAAGAACTTTTAcaccttggtgacagagagagcaCTCGACAGAGAGGCAAAAGCTGAATATAATATCACCCTGACCGTCACAGATATGGGGACTCCGAGGCTGCAAACGGAATACAACTTAACAGTGCAGATATCGGATGTCAATGACAACGCCCCCGCCTTCACACAAACCTCCTACACCCTGTTCGTCCGCGAGAACAACAGCCCCGCCCTGCACATCGGCAGCGTCAGCGCCACAGACAGAGACTCAGGCAGCAACGCCCAGGTCACCTACTCGCTGCTGCCGCCCCAGGACCCGCACCTGCCCCTCGCCTCCCTGGTCTCCATCAACGCGGACAACGGACAGCTGTTCGCCCTCCGGGCGCTGGACTACGAGGCCCTGCAGGCGTTCGAGTTCCGCATGGGCGCCACAGACCGCGGCTCCCCGGCGCTGAGCAGCGAGGCGCTGGTGCGCGTGCTGGTGCTGGACGCCAACGACAACTCGCCCTTCGTGCTGTACCCGCTGCAGAACGGCTCCGCGCCCTGCACCGAGCTGGTGCCCCGGGCGGCCGAGCCGGGCTACCTGGTGAGCAAGGTGGTGGCGGTGGACGGCGACTCGGGCCAGAACGCCTGGCTGTCGTTCCAGCTGCTCAAGGCCACGGAGCCCGGGCTGTTCGGCGTGTGGGCGCACAATGGCGAGGTGCGCACCGCCAGGCTGCTGAGCGAGCGCGACGCGGCCAAGCACAGGCTGGTGGTGCTGGTCAAGGACAATGGCGAGCCCCCGCGCTCGGCCACCGCCACGCTGCACGTGCTCCTGGTGGACGGCTTCTCCCAGCCCTACCTGCCGCTCCCGGAGGCGGCcccggcccaggcccaggccgacTCGCTCACCGTCTACCTGGTGGTGGCGTTGGCCTCGGTGTCGTCGCTCTTCCTGTTCTCGGTGCTCCTGTTCGTGGCGGTGCGGCTGTGCAGGAGGAGCAGGGCGGCGTCGGTGGGTCGCTGCTCGGTGCCCGAGGGTCCCTTTCCGGGGCATCTGGTGGACGTGAGCGGCACCGGGACCCTGTCCCAGAGCTACCAGTACGAGGTGTGTCTGTCGGGAGGTTCCGGGACAAATGAGTTCAAGTTCCTGAAACCCATTATCCCCAACTTCCCCTCTTAG
- the PCDHB9 gene encoding protocadherin beta-9: MEARGFSFPRQRQVLFLFVFGGVSLAGSGSGRYSVVEEAERGSFVVNLAKDLGIAEGELAARGTRVVSDDNKQYLLLDSQTGNLLTNEKLDREKLCGSTEPCILYFQILMDEPFQIYRAELRVRDINDHSPVFRDKEIVLKISENTAEGAAFRLERAQDPDGGLNSIQNYTISPNSFFHIKISGSDEGMIYPELVLDKALDREEQGELSLTLTALDGGSPPRSGTSTVNILVLDVNDNAPQFTEALYETQAPENSPVGSLIVKVSAEDVDSGVNGEVAYSFFDASEDIVTTFQINPLSGEILLRELLDYELVRSYKINIQAMDGGGLSARCTVVVEVLDTNDNPPELIVSSLSNSVAENSPGMILAVFKIKDRDSGENGKMVCYIQDNLPFFLKPSVDNFYILMTEGALDRESRAEYNITITVTDLGNPRLKTEHSITVLVSDVNDNAPAFTQTSYTLFVRENNSPALHIGSVSATDRDSGSNAQVTYSLLPPQDPHLPLASLVSINADNGQLFALRALDYEALQAFEFRVGATDRGSPALSSEALVRVLVLDANDNSPFVLYPLQNGSAPCTELVPRAAEPGYLVSKVVAVDGDSGQNAWLSFQLLKATEPGLFGVWAHNGEVRTARLLSERDAAKHRLVVLVKDNGEPPRSATATLHVLLVDGFSQPYLPLPEAAPAQAQADSLTVYLVVALASVSSLFLFSVLLFVAVRLCRRSRAASVGRCPVPEGPFPGHLVDVSGTGTLSQSYQYEVCLMRDSETREFKFLKPVIPHLQPQSCGKEIEETSTFQNSFGFNY, translated from the coding sequence ATGGAGGCCAGAGGGTTCAGCTTCCCAAGACAAAGGCAAgtcctgtttctttttgtttttgggggAGTGTCCTTGGCAGGTTCTGGGTCTGGACGTTATTCGGTGGTGGAGGAAGCAGAAAGAGGATCCTTTGTGGTCAATCTGGCAAAGGATCTGGGAATAGCAGAGGGGGAGCTGGCTGCAAGGGGAACCAGGGTGGTTTCCGATGATAACAAACAATACCTGCTCCTGGATTCACAGACTGGGAATTTGCTCACAAATGAGAAACTGGACCGAGAGAAGCTGTGTGGCTCCACAGAGCCCTGTATACtgtatttccaaattttaatgGATGAACCCTTTCAGATTTACCGGGCTGAGCTGAGAGTTAGGGACATAAATGATCACTCACCAGTGTTTCGAGACAAAGAGATAGtcttaaaaatatcagaaaatacagCTGAAGGGGCAGCATTTCGACTAGAAAGAGCACAGGATCCAGATGGGGGACTTAACAGTATCCAAAACTACACGATCAGTCCCAACtcttttttccatattaaaattAGTGGCAGTGATGAAGGCATGATATATCCGGAGCTAGTGTTGGACAAAGCACTGGATCGGGAAGAACAGGGAGAACTCAGCTTAACCCTCACAGCGCTGGATGGTGGATCTCCACCCAGGTCTGGGACCTCTACTGTAAACATCTTGGTCTTGGACGTCAATGACAATGCCCCACAGTTTACAGAGGCGCTCTATGAGACCCAGGCTCCAGAAAACAGCCCGGTAGGGTCCCTTATTGTTAAGGTATCGGCAGAAGATGTAGACTCTGGGGTCAATGGAGAAGTAGCCTATTCGTTTTTTGATGCTTCTGAAGATATTGTGACAACCTTTCAAATCAATCCTCTTTCTGGGGAAATCCttctcagagaattgcttgattaTGAGCTAGTACgttcttacaaaataaatatacaggcAATGGACGGTGGAGGCCTTTCTGCAAGATGCACAGTTGTGGTAGAGGTATTAGATACCAATGACAATCCTCCTGAACTGATCGTATCATCACTTTCCAACTCTGTTGCTGAAAACTCTCCTGGGATGATACTGGCTGTTTTTAAGATCAAAGACAGAGACTCTGGAGAAAACGGAAAGATGGTTTGCTATATTCAAGAtaatctgcctttttttctgaaaCCATCTGTTGACAATTTTTACATCCTAATGACTGAAGGTGCGCTGGACAGAGAGAGCAGAGCCGAGTACAACATCACCATCACCGTCACTGACTTGGGGAACCCAAGGCTGAAAACCGAGCACAGCATAACCGTGCTGGTCTCCGACGTCAATGACAACGCCCCCGCCTTCACACAAACCTCCTACACCCTGTTCGTCCGCGAGAACAACAGCCCCGCCCTGCACATCGGCAGCGTCAGCGCCACAGACAGAGACTCGGGCAGCAACGCCCAGGTCACCTACTCGCTGCTGCCGCCCCAGGACCCGCACCTGCCCCTCGCCTCCCTGGTCTCCATCAACGCGGACAACGGACAGCTGTTCGCCCTCCGGGCGCTGGACTACGAGGCCCTGCAGGCGTTCGAGTTCCGCGTGGGCGCCACAGACCGCGGCTCCCCGGCGCTGAGCAGCGAGGCGCTGGTGCGCGTGCTGGTGCTGGACGCCAACGACAACTCGCCCTTCGTGCTGTACCCGCTGCAGAACGGCTCCGCGCCCTGCACCGAGCTGGTGCCCCGGGCGGCCGAGCCGGGCTACCTGGTGAGCAAGGTGGTGGCGGTGGACGGCGACTCGGGCCAGAACGCCTGGCTGTCGTTCCAGCTGCTCAAGGCCACGGAGCCCGGGCTGTTCGGCGTGTGGGCGCACAATGGCGAGGTGCGCACCGCCAGGCTGCTGAGCGAGCGCGACGCGGCCAAGCACAGGCTGGTGGTGCTGGTCAAGGACAATGGCGAGCCCCCGCGCTCGGCCACCGCCACGCTGCACGTGCTCCTGGTGGACGGCTTCTCCCAGCCCTACCTGCCGCTCCCGGAGGCGGCcccggcccaggcccaggccgacTCGCTCACCGTCTACCTGGTGGTGGCGTTGGCCTCGGTGTCGTCGCTCTTCCTGTTCTCGGTGCTCCTGTTCGTGGCGGTGCGGCTGTGCAGGAGGAGCCGGGCGGCGTCGGTGGGTCGCTGCCCGGTGCCCGAGGGTCCCTTTCCGGGGCATCTGGTGGACGTGAGCGGCACCGGGACCCTGTCCCAGAGCTACCAGTACGAGGTGTGTCTGATGAGAGATTCAGAGACTCGCGAGTTCAAGTTCTTGAAGCCAGTTatcccccacctccagccccaaaGCTGTGGGAAAGAAATAGAGGAAACTTCTACTTTCCAGAATAGTTTTGGATTTAATTATTGA
- the LOC120364686 gene encoding protocadherin beta-10 encodes MNLEAVAAQDWEKKWTNKTPVLHGVRCRVSYCCSFAGSCGRNQPGKTYSEAMAVTVLCFPRQRQVLFFYVFWGVSLAGSGFRRYSVVEEAERGSFVVNLAKDLEIAEGELAARGTRVVSDDNKQYLLLDSQTGNLLTNEKLDREKLCGSTEPCILYFQILMDDPFQIYRAELRVRDINDHSPVFQEKETALKIPENTAEGAAFRLERAQDPDGGLNSIQNYTISPNSFFHIKISGSDEGMIYPELVLDKALDREEQGELSLTLTALDGGSPPRSATSTVNILVLDVNDNAPQFTEALYETQAPENSPVGSLIVKVSAEDVDSGVYGEVAYSFFDASENIRTTFQINPFSGEIFLRELLDYESVNSYKLNIQAIDGGGLSARCRVLVEVLDINDNPPELIMSSFSNYIAENSPETALAVFKIKDRDSGENGKMVCYIQENLPFLLKPSVENFYILMTEGALDRESRAEYNITITVTDLGTPRLKTQHNLTVWVSDVNDNAPAFTQTSYTLFVRENNSPALHIGSVSATDRDSGSNAQVTYSLLPPQDPHLPLASLVSINADNGQLFALRALDYEALQAFEFRVGATDRGSPALSSEALVRVLVLDANDNSPFVLYPLQNGSAPCTELVPRAAEPGYLVSKVVAVDGDSGQNAWLSFQLLKATEPGLFGVWAHNGEVRTARLLSERDAAKHRLVVLVKDNGEPPRSATATLHVLLVDGFSQPYLPLPEAAPAQAQADSLTVYLVVALASVSSLFLFSVLLFVAVRLCRRSRAASVGRCSVPEGPFPGHLVDISGTGTLSQSYKYEVCLSGGSETSAFKFLKPIIPDIQAQGPRRKGEENSSFPNSFGFNIQ; translated from the coding sequence ATGAACTTAGAAGCTGTAGCTGCCCAAGATTgggaaaagaaatggacaaataagACCCCTGTGCTACACGGCGTAAGGTGTAGGGTTTCCTACTGCTGTTCTTTTGCTGGGAGCTGTGGTCGTAACCAACCAGGAAAAACGTATTCAGAAGCTATGGCAGTCACAGTGCTGTGCTTTCCAAGACAAAGGCAAGTcctgtttttttatgttttttggggAGTGTCTTTGGCAGGTTCTGGGTTTAGACGTTATTCGGTGGtggaggaagcagagagaggatCCTTTGTGGTCAATCTGGCAAAGGATCTGGAAATAGCAGAGGGGGAGCTGGCTGCAAGGGGAACCAGGGTGGTTTCCGATGATAACAAACAATATCTGCTCCTGGATTCACAGACTGGGAATTTGCTCACAAATGAGAAACTGGACCGAGAGAAGCTGTGTGGCTCCACAGAGCCCTGTATACtgtatttccaaattttaatgGATGATCCCTTTCAGATTTACCGGGCTGAGCTGAGAGTTAGGGACATAAATGATCACTCACCAGTATTTCAGGAGAAAGAAACAGCcttaaaaataccagaaaatacAGCTGAAGGGGCAGCATTTCGACTAGAAAGAGCACAGGATCCAGATGGAGGACTTAACAGTATCCAAAACTACACGATCAGTCCCAACtcttttttccatattaaaattAGTGGCAGTGATGAAGGCATGATATATCCGGAGCTAGTGTTGGACAAAGCACTGGATCGGGAAGAACAGGGAGAACTCAGCTTAACCCTCACAGCGCTGGATGGTGGATCTCCACCCAGGTCTGCGACCTCTACTGTAAACATCTTGGTCTTGGACGTCAATGACAATGCCCCACAGTTTACAGAGGCGCTCTATGAGACCCAGGCTCCAGAAAACAGCCCGGTAGGGTCCCTTATTGTTAAGGTATCGGCAGAAGATGTAGACTCTGGGGTCTATGGAGAAGTAGCCTATTCGTTTTTTGATGCCTCAGAAAATATTCGAACAACCTTTCAAATCAATCCTTTTTCTGGGGAAATCTTTCTCAGAGAGTTGCTTGATTATGAGTCAGTAAATTCTTACAAATTAAATATACAGGCAATAGACGGTGGTGGCCTTTCTGCAAGATGTAGGGTTTTGGTGGAAGTACTGGACATCAATGACAATCCCCCTGAACTCATCATGTCATCATTTTCCAACTATATTGCTGAGAACTCTCCTGAGACGGCACTTGCTGTTTTTAAGATTAAAGACAGAGACTCTGGGGAAAATGGAAAGATGGTTTGCTACATTCAAGAGAATCTGCCATTCCTACTAAAACCTTCCGTGGAGAATTTTTACATCCTAATGACAGAAGGGGCGCTAGACAGAGAGAGTAGAGCCGAGTACAACATCACCATCACCGTCACGGACTTGGGGACACCCAGGCTGAAAACCCAGCACAACCTAACCGTGTGGGTCTCCGACGTCAACGACAACGCCCCTGCCTTCACTCAAACCTCCTACACCCTGTTCGTCCGCGAGAACAACAGCCCCGCCCTGCACATCGGCAGCGTCAGCGCCACAGACAGAGACTCAGGCAGCAACGCCCAGGTCACCTACTCGCTGCTGCCGCCCCAGGACCCGCACCTGCCCCTCGCCTCCCTGGTCTCCATCAACGCGGACAACGGACAGCTGTTCGCCCTCCGGGCGCTGGACTACGAGGCCCTGCAGGCGTTCGAGTTCCGCGTGGGCGCCACAGACCGCGGCTCCCCGGCGCTGAGCAGCGAGGCGCTGGTGCGCGTGCTGGTGCTGGACGCCAACGACAACTCGCCCTTCGTGCTGTACCCGCTGCAGAACGGCTCCGCGCCCTGCACCGAGCTGGTGCCCCGGGCGGCCGAGCCGGGCTACCTGGTGAGCAAGGTGGTGGCGGTGGACGGCGACTCGGGCCAGAACGCCTGGCTGTCGTTCCAGCTGCTCAAGGCCACGGAGCCCGGGCTGTTCGGCGTGTGGGCGCACAATGGCGAGGTGCGCACCGCCAGGCTGCTGAGCGAGCGCGACGCGGCCAAGCACAGGCTGGTGGTGCTGGTCAAGGACAATGGCGAGCCCCCGCGCTCGGCCACCGCCACGCTGCACGTGCTCCTGGTGGACGGCTTCTCCCAGCCCTACCTGCCGCTCCCGGAGGCGGCcccggcccaggcccaggccgacTCGCTCACCGTCTACCTGGTGGTGGCGTTGGCCTCGGTGTCGTCGCTCTTCCTGTTCTCGGTGCTCCTGTTCGTGGCGGTGCGGCTGTGCAGGAGGAGCAGGGCGGCGTCGGTGGGTCGCTGCTCGGTGCCCGAGGGTCCCTTTCCAGGGCATCTGGTGGACATAAGTGGCACCGGGACCCTGTCCCAGAGCTATAAATATGAGGTGTGTCTGTCGGGAGGCTCTGAGACCAGTGCGTTTAAGTTCTTGAAACCAATTATCCCGGATATTCAGGCACAGGGCCCCAGGAGGAAGGGTGAAGAAAATTCCTCCTTCCCAAATAGCTTTGGATTTAATATTCAGTAA